In Maridesulfovibrio sp., a single genomic region encodes these proteins:
- a CDS encoding MFS transporter, translating into MNKLAKMQIAVFALVSASFTNIYLPQPVLPVLQAEFNINTVQASQAVSFVILGIVLANLFFGYLSDRYPIQPIIVAGGFFVAVGGIVCGLTDNFHILVAARLLQGLFIPALTTSLAAWLARTLPIERLSVVMGSYVSATILGGLGGRLLGGWIHPPLHWRYAFFSAAGLIAVTTILAVTILPHSDKKATAAARTTNGKETYLSLLKKKELLLVYACGAGSLLIFSPVFNYLPYRLSHPPFNLPTELITLVYLVYILGIFLGPMAGRLSSRIGGGIMLIGSSVVLGLSLLLLLLPSVVAIIIGLLGVCAGFFSMHTVAVVLVNRKLTCSHGKANALYVLFYYTGGWIGITAAGFAYEFSGWNGIITFLLSFLIIPLTVGFIEKRAGS; encoded by the coding sequence ATGAACAAACTGGCCAAGATGCAGATTGCGGTTTTCGCACTCGTTTCGGCATCTTTCACCAATATCTACCTTCCCCAGCCCGTGCTCCCCGTTCTGCAGGCTGAATTCAACATAAACACAGTCCAGGCATCCCAGGCCGTTTCTTTCGTCATCCTGGGCATAGTTCTGGCAAACCTGTTTTTCGGTTATCTATCGGACAGATATCCTATACAGCCTATTATCGTAGCCGGGGGGTTTTTCGTCGCGGTCGGCGGGATAGTATGCGGGCTCACCGACAACTTCCACATTCTCGTTGCAGCCAGACTGCTGCAGGGACTTTTCATCCCGGCGCTTACAACCAGCCTGGCAGCGTGGCTGGCCCGGACGCTTCCGATAGAACGCCTGAGCGTGGTCATGGGATCATACGTTTCGGCCACAATTCTGGGAGGTCTGGGCGGAAGGCTGTTGGGAGGATGGATTCACCCTCCCCTGCACTGGCGCTATGCTTTTTTCTCCGCAGCCGGGCTTATAGCCGTAACCACGATCCTGGCCGTGACCATTCTTCCGCATTCAGACAAAAAAGCCACCGCGGCCGCACGCACTACAAACGGCAAAGAGACCTATCTGTCCCTGCTCAAAAAAAAGGAACTGCTGCTGGTCTATGCCTGCGGTGCAGGCAGCCTGCTCATATTCTCCCCTGTTTTCAACTACCTTCCGTACAGGCTGTCGCACCCACCGTTCAACCTGCCCACCGAACTCATAACACTGGTATATCTGGTGTATATTCTGGGGATTTTCCTCGGCCCCATGGCTGGGCGGCTGAGCAGCCGCATCGGGGGTGGAATAATGCTGATCGGCAGTTCGGTGGTGCTAGGTCTTTCCCTACTGCTGCTTCTGCTTCCATCTGTGGTGGCCATAATCATCGGGCTTCTCGGGGTATGCGCCGGATTTTTCTCCATGCACACTGTAGCAGTGGTGCTGGTCAACAGAAAGCTGACCTGCAGCCATGGCAAAGCCAACGCACTGTACGTGCTTTTCTATTACACCGGAGGATGGATAGGCATTACCGCAGCCGGGTTCGCATACGAATTTTCGGGCTGGAACGGAATCATAACCTTTCTGCTGAGCTTCCTGATCATTCCGCTCACAGTCGGTTTTATAGAGAAAAGGGCCGGATCATAA
- a CDS encoding methylglyoxal synthase: protein MKSVKNIAVVAHDHCKKELLDFVDCNFEALVRHNLLATGTTGGLVEDLISRRAAEAGLEHKPVNRMKSGPLGGDQQLGASIAEGRIDVLIFFWDPMQPQPHDVDVKALLRLAVLYNIPTASNRSSAEFLISSPYFQKEYEIRPEDFSYYTGRAV from the coding sequence ATGAAATCCGTAAAGAACATAGCGGTGGTCGCGCATGACCATTGCAAAAAGGAACTGCTTGATTTTGTTGATTGCAATTTCGAGGCTTTGGTCAGACACAACCTTCTGGCCACCGGCACAACCGGGGGGCTGGTGGAGGATCTTATCAGCAGAAGGGCCGCCGAAGCAGGGCTTGAGCACAAACCCGTGAACAGAATGAAATCCGGGCCGCTGGGCGGCGATCAGCAGCTCGGGGCAAGCATAGCAGAGGGCCGTATAGACGTGCTTATTTTTTTCTGGGACCCCATGCAGCCCCAGCCCCATGATGTTGACGTGAAGGCGCTGCTGCGGCTGGCCGTACTGTATAACATCCCGACCGCGAGCAATCGGTCTTCAGCTGAATTTCTTATCTCGTCACCTTATTTTCAAAAGGAATATGAAATCAGGCCGGAAGATTTTTCGTATTACACGGGGCGTGCTGTTTAA